One genomic region from Candidatus Ryanbacteria bacterium CG10_big_fil_rev_8_21_14_0_10_43_42 encodes:
- the rpsF gene encoding 30S ribosomal protein S6: MTRDPQLYEIGFLIKPDLPAEKAAEVLGEIRSYVEKNGGMPDRTTDAKLRPLAYPIQKFTQAYFGALQFMVAPEALSAINKDVEAHTAIIRHLTLAWEQEPERSIIQSRPTKQKSTTANNVLEKPPVTSPAPSPTTHEDVRPEEEKVSEEEIDKKLDEILGS, translated from the coding sequence ATGACACGCGACCCACAACTCTACGAAATCGGCTTCCTTATAAAGCCTGACCTCCCCGCCGAGAAAGCGGCGGAAGTTTTGGGTGAAATTCGTTCCTACGTAGAAAAAAACGGTGGCATGCCTGATCGTACGACGGATGCTAAATTACGCCCTCTCGCCTATCCTATCCAAAAATTCACCCAAGCATATTTTGGTGCTCTTCAGTTTATGGTGGCTCCTGAAGCCCTTTCGGCTATTAATAAGGATGTGGAAGCCCATACGGCCATTATACGGCATTTGACTCTTGCCTGGGAGCAAGAACCGGAACGTTCTATTATTCAATCTCGTCCGACAAAACAAAAGTCTACCACTGCAAACAATGTCCTCGAAAAACCTCCCGTAACATCGCCTGCACCTTCTCCCACAACACATGAAGACGTCCGTCCTGAAGAGGAAAAGGTATCCGAAGAAGAAATTGACAAAAAACTTGATGAAATATTAGGCAGTTAG
- a CDS encoding redox-regulated ATPase YchF, protein MKIGIVGLPNVGKSTLFSALTKKQVDTSNYPFATIDPNVGVVAVPDERLHPLADLSHSKKIIPASIEFVDIAGLVKGASAGEGLGNKFLSHIREVDAIVEVVRAFENKDIHHVSGTINPKDDMETINTELILADLGTVERAIPRIEKETRTGNKTAIKKLETLKELQTLLSEGHLANIYAPKTDEGKEILQELHLLTVKPFIFLFNGEDTEAPAVKDLPSLSLNIKMEEEISQLGDDAGDLKSMSGIDALIKKAYEVVGLITFLTTGEAETRAWAIPKNATAPRAGRAIHSDFEEKFIRADVISYENLLSAGSYAKARELGTLQTKGKDYIVQDGDVIEFKI, encoded by the coding sequence ATGAAAATCGGTATCGTGGGGCTCCCTAATGTGGGAAAATCTACTCTTTTCTCCGCCCTTACAAAAAAACAGGTGGATACTTCAAATTATCCTTTTGCCACCATCGACCCAAATGTCGGTGTTGTTGCCGTGCCGGATGAACGCTTACATCCCCTTGCCGATCTTTCCCATTCAAAAAAAATAATTCCGGCAAGCATTGAATTTGTTGATATTGCCGGTCTCGTAAAAGGTGCCAGCGCCGGAGAAGGTCTCGGAAACAAATTTCTTTCTCATATTCGCGAAGTGGACGCCATCGTGGAAGTGGTGCGCGCATTCGAAAACAAAGATATTCATCACGTTTCCGGAACGATTAATCCGAAGGATGATATGGAAACGATAAATACCGAGCTTATCTTGGCGGATCTCGGTACCGTGGAACGCGCCATTCCGCGCATAGAGAAAGAAACAAGAACGGGCAATAAAACGGCGATAAAAAAATTAGAAACCCTGAAGGAACTGCAAACACTCTTATCAGAAGGACATCTTGCTAATATATATGCGCCAAAAACTGATGAAGGGAAAGAAATACTTCAAGAGCTTCATCTCCTTACGGTAAAACCCTTTATCTTCCTCTTTAATGGTGAAGATACCGAAGCGCCTGCCGTAAAAGATCTGCCCTCCCTTTCTCTTAATATAAAAATGGAGGAAGAGATAAGCCAGCTGGGAGACGATGCCGGTGATCTTAAATCCATGTCCGGTATTGACGCTCTTATAAAAAAAGCATATGAAGTTGTCGGTCTTATTACCTTTCTCACAACAGGTGAAGCAGAAACTCGCGCATGGGCCATTCCAAAAAATGCTACCGCGCCGCGCGCCGGACGCGCCATTCACTCTGACTTTGAAGAAAAGTTTATTCGCGCAGATGTTATATCGTACGAAAACCTCCTGTCTGCCGGCTCATACGCAAAAGCGCGGGAATTAGGCACACTCCAGACGAAGGGAAAGGATTATATCGTTCAAGATGGAGACGTAATAGAATTTAAAATATAA
- a CDS encoding cell filamentation protein Fic, translating to MKNKQANNQIIIYEGDKGQPKLEVRIKDETVWLTQTQLVELFQSSKANISEHIKNIYLEKELTPESTVRKFRTVQKEGDREVSRDIEHYNLDLIISLGYRVKSHIATQFRIWATTRLREYLVQGFTMNDEFLKNNGGGIYWKKLLARIRDIRSSEKILYRQVLDLYATSVDYDPKSLQSIKFFKIVQNKLHYATHKQTAAEVIYNRADSKKKFMGLTVFTGDLPVLEEVRIAKNYLTAEELEKLNRLVSAYFELAELRAIKQQTMSMADHIKALDSLLDDYGEGVLRDQGKVSHEKAIKKAESEYRKYQRETLSNAEKDYLESIKAVEHNAKKNISPLKKK from the coding sequence ATGAAAAATAAACAAGCCAACAACCAAATCATTATTTACGAGGGCGACAAGGGTCAGCCAAAGCTTGAGGTGCGGATTAAAGACGAAACTGTTTGGCTAACGCAGACACAATTGGTTGAGCTTTTTCAATCCAGTAAAGCCAATATCAGCGAGCATATTAAAAATATCTATCTAGAAAAAGAATTGACCCCGGAATCAACTGTTCGGAAATTCCGAACAGTTCAAAAAGAGGGTGACAGGGAGGTTTCCAGGGATATTGAGCATTATAATCTTGATCTGATTATTTCCCTTGGCTACCGCGTAAAATCGCACATTGCCACCCAATTTCGTATTTGGGCGACCACGCGACTCCGTGAATACCTTGTTCAAGGATTCACTATGAATGATGAATTTTTGAAAAATAATGGTGGCGGAATCTATTGGAAAAAACTTTTAGCACGTATTCGTGATATTCGCTCCAGTGAAAAAATCTTGTATCGACAAGTTCTTGACCTTTATGCCACGAGTGTGGATTACGACCCTAAATCTCTGCAATCAATCAAGTTTTTTAAAATTGTGCAAAATAAATTGCATTACGCGACACATAAACAAACAGCGGCGGAAGTTATTTACAATCGCGCCGACAGTAAGAAAAAATTTATGGGTTTGACGGTTTTTACGGGTGATTTGCCTGTGTTGGAGGAAGTGCGCATAGCGAAAAATTATTTGACTGCCGAAGAACTGGAAAAATTGAATAGACTTGTTTCAGCATATTTTGAATTAGCAGAATTGCGCGCTATAAAGCAACAAACAATGAGTATGGCGGATCATATCAAAGCTCTTGATAGCTTATTGGATGATTATGGCGAGGGAGTTTTGCGTGATCAGGGCAAGGTAAGCCATGAGAAGGCAATAAAAAAAGCCGAATCGGAGTATAGAAAATATCAAAGGGAAACATTGAGCAATGCGGAAAAAGATTACTTGGAGAGTATTAAAGCTGTGGAGCATAATGCGAAAAAGAACATCTCACCATTGAAGAAAAAATAA
- a CDS encoding NTP pyrophosphohydrolase gives MDSKQSISAGGVIVKMIADKPNILLIRDRAYSDWVLPKGHRENGETIEDAALREVREEAGLQHIKIIRPLGTYTRHVEKTGEDKTIHYFLMTPTREEKHRITEHNEKDEIAWHPLNALPPFYLAEQKDVIEKNMDMIVQIAKENSHASKTRE, from the coding sequence ATGGATTCCAAACAATCAATATCTGCCGGAGGAGTAATTGTAAAAATGATTGCCGATAAGCCCAATATCCTCCTTATACGGGATCGTGCCTATTCCGACTGGGTGTTACCCAAAGGTCATAGAGAAAACGGAGAAACCATTGAAGACGCCGCTTTGCGGGAGGTCCGAGAAGAAGCCGGATTACAACATATAAAGATTATTCGTCCGCTTGGAACATACACGCGCCATGTAGAAAAAACAGGTGAAGATAAGACAATTCATTACTTTCTCATGACACCAACTCGAGAAGAAAAACATCGTATTACTGAACACAATGAGAAAGATGAGATCGCATGGCATCCGCTTAACGCGCTCCCACCTTTCTACCTCGCGGAACAAAAGGATGTTATTGAAAAAAACATGGATATGATTGTACAGATTGCAAAAGAAAACTCCCATGCCAGCAAGACAAGGGAGTAA
- the manB gene encoding phosphomannomutase/phosphoglucomutase (converts mannose-6-phosphate to mannose-1-phosphate; the resulting product is then converted to GDP-mannose by ManC which is then used in the synthesis of mannose-containing glycoconjugates that are important for mediating entry into host cells) — protein sequence MQINSSIFRAYDIRGRYPEELNEQTAYRIGRSFASFLKSGSVGKDHIRVLVNGDARPSSPSLTKEIINGLTDEGCDVLDAGLSTTPMHYFAVNHFDVDGGIMVTASHNPSEYNGCKLSRRELVSVGGGTGMEEIRNMVVRGVFPLPQKKGRVQIISNLKKDYIAFVRSKFSPKDWRPQKIVFDTGNGMVGLILRDMLAGTGITYSILYEDIDMTYPNHTANPLDEHTLDDLKRAVKEEHADMGVAFDGDGDRIAFITAEGDRVRGEYMTALFGLHALSREAGVATVYDLRSSKAVSEVITEAGGMSVRSRVGHTFIKRAMHKYKAVVGGEVSGHYYFQETFFAESSMYALFLLVQILSEKNQSLSGVVRPLDRYATTGELNFSVTNADSIIDDLAVLYKNEKTDYLDGLTVEADNFWFNMRVSNTEGVLRLNLEAKDKKILQQVLKDIKSVLKVG from the coding sequence ATGCAAATTAATTCATCCATATTTCGCGCATACGATATTCGGGGCCGGTATCCCGAAGAGTTGAACGAGCAAACGGCATATCGTATTGGACGCTCCTTCGCCTCATTCCTTAAGTCGGGTTCCGTGGGAAAAGATCATATTCGTGTTTTGGTTAATGGAGACGCACGTCCCAGTTCACCGTCTCTCACTAAAGAGATTATAAACGGACTTACTGATGAAGGATGTGATGTTCTCGACGCCGGTCTCTCGACAACCCCTATGCATTATTTTGCCGTTAATCATTTTGATGTAGATGGCGGTATTATGGTAACGGCATCTCATAACCCCTCGGAGTATAACGGATGCAAGCTGTCGCGCAGAGAATTAGTTTCTGTGGGAGGGGGTACGGGTATGGAAGAAATTCGCAATATGGTTGTGCGCGGCGTGTTTCCCTTACCCCAAAAAAAAGGACGCGTGCAGATCATATCTAATCTTAAAAAGGACTATATAGCATTTGTCAGGAGTAAATTTTCACCGAAGGATTGGCGGCCGCAGAAAATTGTTTTTGATACGGGTAACGGTATGGTCGGTCTCATCTTGAGGGATATGCTCGCGGGGACGGGGATTACTTATTCTATATTGTACGAAGATATAGATATGACTTACCCTAACCATACGGCGAATCCGTTGGATGAGCATACGCTTGATGATTTAAAACGCGCAGTAAAAGAAGAGCATGCCGATATGGGTGTGGCGTTTGATGGAGACGGGGACCGTATTGCGTTTATTACGGCAGAAGGTGATCGTGTACGCGGCGAGTATATGACAGCGCTTTTTGGTTTACATGCACTTTCTCGAGAAGCGGGCGTGGCGACGGTATATGATCTTCGTTCCAGTAAGGCGGTTTCCGAGGTTATAACCGAAGCGGGCGGCATGTCGGTACGAAGCAGGGTTGGACATACGTTTATAAAACGTGCCATGCATAAATATAAGGCAGTTGTCGGCGGAGAGGTTTCGGGACATTATTATTTTCAGGAAACGTTTTTTGCCGAGTCTAGTATGTACGCTCTTTTTTTATTAGTACAAATACTTTCGGAGAAAAACCAATCTCTTTCCGGTGTGGTGCGTCCTTTGGATCGTTATGCAACGACAGGGGAGTTAAATTTTTCTGTTACGAATGCCGATAGTATCATTGATGACTTGGCAGTATTATATAAAAATGAAAAAACGGATTATCTTGATGGTCTTACCGTAGAGGCGGACAATTTTTGGTTTAATATGCGGGTGTCAAACACGGAGGGAGTTCTTCGCCTTAATCTGGAAGCTAAGGATAAAAAAATCCTCCAGCAGGTACTGAAGGATATTAAAAGCGTGTTGAAAGTCGGGTAA
- the trpS gene encoding tryptophan--tRNA ligase has product MKKTFLSGIKPSGEIHIGNYFGATKQWVNMQRDYDAYIMVADLHAITEPQDPETLRRHTLETVASLIAMGIDPDTSTLFVQSHVPEHAELMWIFSTITAMGDLERMVVYKEKREEGKEATAGLFMYPVLQSADILIYKADTVPVGKDQIQHVELTRETARRFNTRFGELFPLTEPHVLTDRSKILSLQDPSKKMSKSHGSNTYIGLFDEPDNIRKKIQSAVTDSGSDIVSNPQMRPGLANLIAIYSLCTGKDTATIEAEFSGKGYKEFKEALGDTLVSYLAPLREKQTELLSDPTTLHSILEKGTEKARTVAGKTLREVYDKVGLI; this is encoded by the coding sequence ATGAAAAAGACATTCTTAAGCGGCATCAAGCCATCCGGGGAAATCCATATTGGAAACTATTTCGGCGCCACAAAACAATGGGTGAATATGCAAAGAGATTATGATGCGTATATTATGGTTGCCGACCTCCATGCCATCACGGAACCGCAAGACCCGGAAACACTGCGCCGTCATACACTCGAAACCGTAGCGAGTCTTATCGCTATGGGTATTGATCCGGATACTTCTACCTTATTTGTACAGTCTCATGTACCGGAACATGCGGAACTTATGTGGATATTTTCCACCATAACCGCGATGGGCGACCTAGAACGCATGGTTGTATATAAAGAAAAACGTGAAGAAGGAAAAGAAGCCACTGCAGGTCTTTTTATGTATCCTGTTTTACAATCTGCTGATATTCTTATTTACAAAGCGGATACAGTACCCGTTGGAAAAGACCAGATACAGCACGTTGAACTGACACGAGAAACGGCTCGGCGCTTCAACACCCGTTTTGGAGAGCTGTTCCCGCTTACCGAACCGCATGTACTCACGGATAGGAGTAAAATTCTCTCCCTTCAGGATCCTTCTAAAAAAATGTCAAAGTCGCATGGCTCTAATACCTACATTGGCCTATTTGATGAACCGGACAATATCCGGAAGAAAATACAATCCGCCGTTACTGATTCCGGTAGTGATATAGTATCTAATCCCCAAATGCGCCCCGGACTCGCAAACTTAATTGCTATCTATAGTTTATGTACGGGAAAAGATACCGCCACCATAGAAGCAGAATTTTCCGGCAAAGGATATAAAGAATTCAAAGAAGCGCTTGGGGATACTCTTGTTTCGTACCTTGCTCCCCTGCGGGAAAAACAAACGGAACTCCTTTCCGACCCCACCACCCTACATTCCATACTTGAAAAAGGAACGGAAAAGGCCCGAACGGTTGCCGGAAAAACTTTACGCGAAGTATATGATAAAGTCGGTCTTATATAA
- a CDS encoding ribonuclease J — MTPSHKKTTSAKTHTRTITAPARRPTKARSHAKKSSSPSAEKQSIRPGKAKLRIIPVGGCEEVGRNMTVLEYGNDIIIIDMGLQFPEENMPGIDYIIPNISYLLPKKKNIRGVIITHSHYDHIGGIPHIMKELGGGIPMYGTDITLAIFMKRQTDYKDTSVELNTHEITSDSKIKLGVFECSFFGVSHNIPGSIGVVIKTPEGIVVHTGDFKIDVKSDIAGKTEIDKIKALGKQNVLALMSDSTNAREPGHQFSEKEIKVELEQIIAGAKGRLIIGTFASLLGRLQQIIQLAEGHKKKVVVEGRSMKTNVEIARQLGYMKFKSDTIIPVQDIKNYPPHKVIILATGAQGESNAVLMRIVNKEHRFLRIQPADTVVFSSSVIPGNERSVQYLTDKLYRDGADVINYKMLDIHAGGHAKQEDLKLMINLVKPKYLIPIEGNHSFLKIHGRIAIEAGFDPKRIFYPDNGQVIEISGGVAESTGEKIPASYVFVDGLGVGNVEEVVLRDRQMLAEDGMFVIIAVVDAETGKVKGSPDIISRGFVYLRESKELLYETRTRIRRTIEEGTQKMHPLNLAYVKDKVRENIGQFLFTKTQKRPMVLPVIIEV; from the coding sequence ATGACACCATCACACAAAAAAACGACAAGCGCAAAAACACATACGCGCACTATCACCGCACCAGCAAGGCGTCCCACAAAGGCACGTTCTCACGCAAAGAAGTCATCTTCCCCCTCTGCGGAGAAACAATCGATCCGTCCAGGAAAAGCAAAACTGCGCATTATCCCCGTAGGAGGATGCGAAGAAGTCGGTCGCAATATGACCGTACTTGAATATGGCAATGACATCATTATTATCGATATGGGACTACAATTCCCGGAAGAGAATATGCCGGGCATTGACTACATTATCCCGAACATTTCTTATCTTCTTCCCAAAAAGAAAAACATTCGAGGCGTTATCATAACGCATTCACACTATGATCATATAGGCGGCATACCGCATATCATGAAAGAACTCGGAGGCGGCATCCCCATGTACGGTACCGATATTACGCTTGCTATTTTTATGAAGCGCCAAACCGATTATAAAGATACATCGGTGGAACTTAATACTCATGAAATAACCAGCGATTCTAAAATAAAACTGGGCGTATTTGAATGCTCTTTCTTTGGTGTGTCACATAACATTCCCGGATCTATCGGTGTCGTCATTAAAACGCCGGAGGGCATCGTGGTACACACCGGAGATTTTAAAATTGATGTTAAATCGGACATTGCCGGCAAAACGGAAATCGATAAAATAAAAGCTCTCGGCAAGCAAAATGTTCTTGCTCTCATGTCAGACAGTACCAATGCCCGCGAACCCGGACACCAGTTCAGCGAAAAAGAAATTAAGGTGGAGCTCGAACAAATTATTGCCGGTGCAAAAGGGCGTCTTATTATCGGTACGTTCGCTTCCCTCTTAGGACGCCTCCAACAAATTATTCAGCTGGCGGAAGGACACAAGAAAAAAGTGGTTGTGGAAGGCAGAAGCATGAAAACGAATGTTGAAATTGCTCGCCAGCTCGGTTATATGAAATTTAAAAGTGATACCATTATTCCCGTGCAGGATATTAAAAACTATCCACCGCATAAAGTTATCATTCTGGCAACCGGCGCACAGGGGGAATCAAATGCGGTTCTTATGCGTATCGTTAATAAGGAACATCGATTTTTACGTATTCAGCCCGCCGATACGGTTGTGTTTTCATCTTCGGTTATTCCCGGCAACGAACGTTCCGTTCAATATCTTACCGACAAGCTTTATCGTGACGGCGCCGATGTCATTAATTATAAAATGCTTGATATTCATGCGGGAGGACATGCTAAACAGGAAGATTTGAAGCTCATGATAAATCTGGTAAAACCGAAATACTTAATCCCCATTGAAGGTAATCATTCTTTTCTTAAAATTCACGGGCGCATTGCCATAGAAGCGGGATTTGACCCTAAACGGATTTTCTATCCTGACAACGGTCAGGTCATCGAAATATCCGGCGGCGTTGCGGAATCCACGGGAGAAAAAATTCCCGCCAGTTACGTATTCGTAGACGGTCTTGGTGTTGGCAACGTGGAAGAAGTTGTTTTGCGCGACAGGCAAATGCTTGCCGAAGATGGAATGTTTGTTATTATCGCCGTCGTAGATGCCGAAACCGGAAAAGTAAAAGGATCTCCCGATATTATCTCGCGCGGATTCGTATATTTGCGGGAATCAAAAGAACTTCTCTACGAAACACGCACGCGTATTCGTCGCACCATTGAAGAAGGAACTCAAAAAATGCATCCGCTCAATTTGGCATATGTAAAGGATAAGGTACGAGAAAACATCGGACAATTTTTGTTCACCAAAACACAAAAAAGACCGATGGTCTTGCCTGTTATTATCGAAGTCTAG